From the genome of Brassica oleracea var. oleracea cultivar TO1000 chromosome C4, BOL, whole genome shotgun sequence:
TCCAGTACATTATATGATGACTCTCCGGCCGGATTGTTCGCCTCAAGCTCCTCGTCTGATCAAAATAGCCACCGTCACGAGCTTCACATGACCTGGTAAGACTCTCTCCACATTGACGAGCTTCGGATCGACTCTCTCCAACTCGACTAGCCGAACCACCTCCATGTTCTTTTCTCCTGCTTCTTCTCCTTATTAACATGTAATCAATTAAACAAAAACATAATTTGGGAAGCAATTATTTTTGAAAAATTAAATCTGTGAAAAAATGAAGAATGTTACGAAATAACTTATAATTTATAGTATCGAGAAATTTAAATTATCGAGAAATTTAAATAAGAATAGAATTTAATACCCGTAGCAAGCAAATAACACTAATATAAGAAAGAAAGTTTATTATAAGGAGGAAGAAGAAGATGCAATGATTCTTTGATTATAAACTCTTGTTCTTGTTTTTTTGGTGTACAAAAGAGTGAGATGAGTGATGGTATTTATAGTGAACAACAATACATAAAATAATAAAAATGGTATTTAATTTGGTAAATGAGTGGGTGATCATAGTGCTTGATGAGTAGATGATCATAGTGCTTGAGTTGGTAAAGGAGTGGATGATCATAGTGCTTTAGTTTGGTAAAGAAGTGGATGATCATTTCAATGCTTATCTTATAACACTCCCTCTTGATCTTGAATTCAAGTATTTTTATACGAACTCGAATGGATAAGCCGAAAAACCGAAAAAACATAATAACCTAATCTGCGACTGACCTATGTTACCTGTTGAGTTGCACAAAGCTATGGAACGATCAAATATCTGGTTAAAAATACATACTGACTCCAAACTAAATAAATCATAAATTACTAATCGGAATGAAAATGAGCTGATTATACAGATATCTTCAAAATTCAGGATATTTACTATGTGCCCGTCCCTAATGTTTAGGTTCAAGATAATGATACAAGCAACCTCTAAGGCTACCACCACAAGACATGATAAAAGCTCCTTGAATCACGAAGCTAAGTTAACAATGCTAAAAGCTCGATCGAGATGGTCACATGATCTTTGTAAACATGGGGTATACATGTTGATATACCTGTTAGCTACAGTGTATGCGAAGTCTATCCATCCAAGCGATTCACCTCGCCATTTCAGGATCCGACCACACCGCCGTACAGACCTTCTCCAGATGGATCGAAAGCTACACCCGGAGAGGCTCCGGTGAAGTTAACCACCTTTGCGGACCACATCACGCGAACGGAGGATTTCAGGCAATGCGAAGATTTCGTAACTGAATTGGCTACTCGAGACGAGAATTGCGATGATCGCTATGATCACTGTTGTGAACACAACGGTAAGCATCGCCATTGTGGTGGTTAGTGAGATTTGGGTACTGCACTCAGAGTCCGACTTGAGGACATACATTTGAAACATTTAAATGGGGTATTATTTTATAGGACCCCTATTTTATTTTAAAAAATATTTATTCATATACATATATTAATATATAACATGTAATTAATTAGAATAAAAATATAAATTAATTTGGTGTTATTATTATGATGAATAAATTTAATAATACATAAAATATTATTTCCATAATGTCATTGAATCTAATAACCTTGTTTTTGTTAAAAATAACAAATAATTTAAACAAACATTTTTGTTTAAAGAAAACTAGTAAAAAAATACTATCAATTTAAAAAAAATTATAATAAATTTTTTGGTTTTGAATGAACTCCTATTTTTTCAGAGCCTACTTTAAAAGCACCCACAATGGAGAGTTCTCTTCCAAAGCTTTTTAATATATGTATTCATATATGTATATTAAGAAACTTTGAAAGAGGATCCATTGAGAGTGTTCTAACTGTACTATCAAATTTTCGCTTTATAAATTTAAAGGTTCATAGAAAATAAATAACCTTCCTCGTAATTATGCTTTAATTCGTGTATTTAATCTTTTGTTTTTTACTAATCAGTTCTCTCCTCCAAAATTGAAATGATGAACATGAAGCTACTTGTCTATAAATTTTAAGTAAAGTCATTACTTGCGGTTTCCCCCAACTTAGAATATACAATGTAATAACCAGCCCATTTATGAGAGAGTTATTCTTGGGTTCACCCTCCAGCCAATAAGATTTCATTATTTCAAATCGATATCTTTTAAAAAAGGAAACAAAATATTATCAAGTTATATTATGTTTTTAAAATAAAAAAAGTGAAAAAAATAGCAGCTACAGAAAAAAAGAATTAAAAAAATCTTTTTAACGTCGTCAGCAAAACACTAAACCCTAAATCCTAATCTCTAAATCCTAAACCCTAAACCCTTGGGTAAACCTAAACCCTTAGGTAAACCCTAAACCCTTGGGTAAACTCTAAACCCTTGGGTAAATCCTAAACTCTAAATAAAAACACTAAACCCTAAAACTCTAAACCCTAAATACTAAACCCTAAACTCTTGAATATTTTAGTGTTTAGTGATTTTGATTTAGAGTTTAAGATTTATCCTATAGTTTAAGCTTTATCCTAAAGTTTAGGGTTTACCCAAGGGTTTAAGGTTTAGGATTTAGGGTTTAGGGATTAGGATTTAGGGTTTAATGTTTTGCTGATGACGTTAAAAATATTTTTTTTTTGTAATTACTACTATTTTTTATTTATTTCTTTTTTACTTTTTAATTTTAAAAAAATAATATAAATTGACAATATTTTGTTTTCTTTTTTAAAAGATATCGAATATGAAATAACACAATCCTATTGGTTGGTGAACTTAGAGGTTCACCCTAGGGGGTGAATCCAAGAATAATTCTTTATGAGAAGTGTTCTGGTGGAGAAGTTATAGACAATTTTCTATATTTTGTATCCAGAGACTAGAGTACTTCACTTATATTCTTCTGTAGTTTTGGGCTTTGATGGTACTTATTATGCACTTCTAGGATTCGAACCTCTTGAAGAATCTTACTCAGGATTCGAGAATAATTGTGGACTCCTGAATACAGTGCGCTTAAAAACAAAATGACTTAAGAAAGACTAACATTTTTATTTTATATTGCGCCATTAATGTTATTGCCAAGGTGTTAAAAATTGACAAATTCACTTTTTAGGTAAAATGTGAAGATTTATACATTCTTAAGTTTTACGATGTTGCAAACAACTTTTTTTTTTTTTTTTTTAAAAAGAACAACTTTTATTTTCCCTTTTTCATTCTTTTAAATGTTGAAAAATATCGGTTTGTAAATTTCTAATTAAATTTTTTATGAAAATTATTATTACATTGGATCAATGAATTTTTCACAATCGATTTCTTCCTTTCTTCAACTGTATAACTATGTCCAAAAACTCTGGTTTTGTGCTTAGGGGTTGTTTAATTAATATTTTGTGCTTAGTCTATGCGGAGGCATGGTTGGTGCTTAATTTTAGATTATTACCAGTGGACACTACTATTTGCATTATTGTGTTGTGTCCCAGTGAGTATAACAACATATTATTACTTTTAATAATCTGAAATTGGTTTATCCATTGTAATAGGATTATACGCATCATCAGTGTTGGTATCCTGCGGCTTACGTATTTGATTAATTAATCCATGTGTTTTGACTAGTTAAGTGTATTACAGGTTATAAATAACACCCAATTAAAAGGCTTTCATAATAATTACGAAGATGCCATATTTTAAGATGTCGTTCTCAAAAATATTAAAAATAAATAAGATGAGAAATTGAGATGTGTTATCCTCGTAAGAAATGCATTTTGAGTCGGTTATGTTAGCATCATTTGTATCGTGTTGATGTATTTTACCGTGTCAGTATTACTAAAGAGAGTTTTTGGAAAAAAAAAGTAAAATTTTATGTCTATTTTATACAGATATAAAAAGGTAAAAGGTGGAAACATATATTAAATTAATTGAAATTTTAATAATTAAGTAAAGAAACCATTTGTGTAATCTTAGTCTCGTGGATGTAGAAACAAAAGCCTATCTTTCAAGGTTTATGATTTTAATTTAAGACTGTTTTGCTAATAGAGTTAAATAATTTCCTTTATTTTGTCTGAATAGTTATAGGGCTATACTTATATCGCTCTTTATCCTTGCATTGCATCTAATAATTTTTTTTCTCATGTAGCCTTTGAAAATCAAAAAGGTTGCTCCACATCCGTATAGAAAACGAAAGACAGCTGTCTCCTAGCATTCCGTGCTAGGCTATCCGCCTTTTTATTTTGCGTCCGCGAGATATGAATGATCTGTGAGCTGTGAAAACTATCCTTCAAAATTTCGATCTTTCAAATAAGCTTCAAAAGCTGGTCATTCCTCTGGTTCCGAAACCATCTTCATCAATTAGGAATAATCCGTTGTAAATATGACCTGAAATTGACGTAAGTTTCGTATATATTCCATAGTCCAAAATAGTGATTCGATCTCCGCGCGAAAGGAAAACAAATGAGTCATAACATTCCTTGCACCCATCAAACAGTCAAAACCTTCTAAAAGTGCTATACCAACTCTCTAAGTCGATAATCATAACAATGGACATCATACGCAAGTCGCCAATCATATTACAATAATATTTTGTTTATGAAAGTTCGGTTTATGAAGGGACACTTAAATAGTATATAATAGTATATTTACTGCATTAGATAGGAACAAAAGTTGACAAACCAAAATGTAATGATTCTTTGATTATAAACTCTTGTTCTTGTTTTTTTTTTGTGTACAAAAGAGTGAGATGAGTGATGGTATTTATAGTGAACAACAATACATAAAATAACAAAGATGGTGCTTAATTTGGTAAATGAGTGGGTGATCATAGTGCTTGATGGGTAGATGATCATAGTGCTTGAGTTGGTAAAGGAGTGGATGATCATAGTGCTTTAGTTTGGTAAAGAAGTGGATGATCATTTCAATGCTTATCTTATAACAAAGAACAATATTTCAGGAAAAAAAAAGGAGAGAAGATAGTGGGTCCCATTAATTGGGATATAATTTGGTTGTAAATAAAAGCTAACCAAATATATGATAGTTCGGGATTTGGTTGGCAAAAAGTGTCCCAGTAGACATAAGTGACTTATTATGTTATTAATAAGTCAAAATGTGACCGAGGGTGTAATACTTTCATTGTTCACAACAAAAACTGTTGCAAAATAGGAATGCGTCCCTCAATGGGCTTAAGTTTTTATCTCTAGCGGAAGTAAGTAAGTGGAGTGTGGGACCCAGGAAAAAATGGAAAAAACACGTTGTCTTTAAAGGATTACAACCACTTTGTGGTACTTTGCAGCTACTTTTTAGCACGAAAGAAAATAAGATCTAGGGTTCTTGTTTCAAGTGGGAAGAAAAGATTTCAATTCGAGGTCAAATTTGGAACGAATCGTTGTGAAGAGGCTGGCCGCGGAGGTTTCTTGGTTTACTGAAGATGTCTGTTGCTATGGATAGAGCTTTAATGGCTCTTTCTTTGGAAGAAGAAGATGAGCCTTTCGAAATGCCGGAACTACCGGATTTCTGTTCGAATTAGAAGAACAAGCTGAGTCTGGTGGGTAGAACTTTAAACCCAGAATGTCAGAAGATGTCGACATTCATCTGGAGGATGCCAAGTAAATGGCAAAAGGAAGGCAAGTGTAGAGGGGTAGCTCTGTCGCAAGAACGTTTCCAGTTCTTCTTTGATCACGAACACGACCTGCTGGATGTGCTGGAAAAAGGGGTTCATACCTTTAACGAGTGGGCTGTGGTCGTTGAAAGATGGGTTGAAGATCCGCCGGATGACTATCTCCAGTTTATTCTGCTGTGGATCCGTATTAGTAATATCCCCATTAATTACTATACGAAGGAAGCTATAATGGCGCTTGGAGATCTGGTGGGGGAAGTCAAAGTCCTCATTTTTGATCCTCAGAAACCACAAACTCAACCTTATGAAAGGGTTCAGGTGAGGTTCAACGTAGCGAACCCGCTGAGAATGTCAAAGATAGTAAAGATTAAGGGAGGAAAGTCGGTGACCATTCACTTCAACTATGAAAGAATTCAGAAGCGATATTTCACATGTCAGAGATTAAATCACGAATGAAGCATATTCCCCCTCGTAGTAAAAAGGATGAAAGATGAAGCTGTGGCAAGGCGTCAGAGAATTGCTAAGGAACTGGAGTTGAAAAAACCAGTTCTTCAGGAAGACGATCCTCTCTTCGGTGTCCTAAATGAAGATCAGGTGGGGATTAACTCAGTGACGGGAAGACCGAAGATTGTGAAAGAAGTGCTAGATGAGATGATGCAGTACTTGATGCTGGCCACAAATGAAGATAGAATAGTTAGAGAAGAGAGAGTTAAATCTTCTGTGGCTGCAGTTGAACAAGATCCTATCTTACAGCGTATGGTGTTAAGACTCGAGGCCCCTCCTATCTTGTCCAAAGATTTCAATAAAGGCAAGGGGATTGTATTCAGCTATAGGAGTCTAAGAAAATGCAGGTGGGATTAAGGAAGTCTGAGAAATTAATGGCTTCGGCTATTAGATCGTGTGCAGTCGGGAGGTGGAATGCATATAACATTTCGATGGCTGAGAGTGAGGATGCAAACTTTGGAGGTACTTTCTGGGTCTCTTCTGGTGGCTCTACAGTATTTAGCATGGGTTTTTTGGAACCATGTGCTTCGTCCGGAGCTACCAAGAAAACCTACCAACGCAGACGTCCTCCAAAATCAAAAAGAAAGCCGAGACCCTTATTAGGCTCAGATCAAGCTGCAGGAGTTCTATGGGATAAAGCGGCTGGAAAAAGAGTGGAAGGCAGTAAGAAGAGAAAGATAGAAACTAAAGTTGGGGAGCTTCTTGTTTTGGCGAAGTCTAAAACCCCAAAGGTGATCCCAAGGGAGGGATCACCCAGCCTTTAATGAGCATTCTGAGTTGGAATTGCCAGGGATTGGGGCGTACTCAAGACCTGACAATTCAGCGACTCCGGGAAATACGTCAAACACATTTTCCGGAGATCATGTTCTTGATGGAAACGAAAAATTGCAGAAATGTTTTGGAGGATTTGAGGGAATGGTTAGGGTATGGCAGAGTGTTTACAGTTAATCCCATAGACTTGAGTGGTGGCTTGGCTTTATTTTGGAAGAGCGACATCAAGCTTGATATTAAGTATGCGGATAAGAACATGATTGATATGCAGGTGCATTTTGGTGAAGTGGTTTTTTTTCTGTCGTGTATATATGGAGAACCTGCGTCAGATGAAAGGAAAAAGATTGTGTGGGAAAGGCTGAGTAGGATTGGGGTAGGAAGAAAAGAAAAGTGGTGTTTGATAGGAGATTTCAACGAGATCCTAAGTAATGATGAGAAGTTGGGAGGCCTACTGCGACACGAATCATCTTCCAAACCGTTTGGTGATATGTTGTCTGCTTGGGGGATGGAAGAGCTTCAGTCGTTGGGCATCAGATTTACTTGGGCTGGTCAGAGATGGAAACAGTGGATTCAGTGTTGTTTGGACAGAGCCTTTAGTAATAAGGAATGGAGGAGAGCTTTCCCAACATCAAACCAAAGGTTTATGGATAAACACGGCTCATACCACAGACCAGTATTGGTGAAATTGCAAGCTCTGAAAGCGAGAAAAAAAGATCAGTTCCGTTTTGACAAAAAAGCTTTTGTTTCATCCTGAGGTCAAACAGAAGATAATCAAAGCTTGGAGAGGTCTAGCCTGTGGATCAACCAACAGATGTGTGGCTAAAAGACTAAGAGACTGCAGGGCTGCGATTAGTCTTTGGAAGAAAGGGAGAGTCTTTAATGCAAAGGATAGAATCCATCTTTTGGAAAGAAGGCTAGAATGGTTTCAATCAAGGAATTATCCCTGCTGGCATGCGATTAGAGTGATAAAAAAGGAGCTATGCAAAGCTTATAGGGACAAAGAACTCTTCTGGAAACAAAGAAGCATGGAGAAATGGTTGAAGTTTGGGGATAGAAACTCTAAATTCTTTCATGAGTCGGTCAAGGTGAACAGAGCAAAGAGGAAGTTGATCAAAATCAGGGACAGTAACGGGGTGGAACAATGGTCTGAAGAAGTGAAAGCTCAAGTGGCAGTGGACTATTTCTCTACTTTATTCAAGTCCTCTAACCCCTCAAGTTATCAGCCATGGTTTCAAGACATGAGACCTAGAGTCTCGGAAGCAATGAACCAAGTTTTGGTTAGTGTGGTCACAGATGAAGAGATCAAAGGTGCAGTCTTCAGTATCAAAGCTTCGAGCGCCCCAGTTCCAGATGACATGTCGGGTCTTTTCTTTCAGTAATATTGGGATGAGATTGGCCCAAAAGTCTTGGTGGAAGTGAGAAATTTCTTTGAAAGAGGGATGCTGCCAGCGGACTGGAACTTCACCTACTTGTGTCTACTGCCTAAAGTTCAAGAACCTGAGACCATGGGTGATCTGCGTCCGATAAGCCTATGCTCTGTGCTGTATAAGATCATTTCAAAAGTTATGGTTAGGCGTTTACAACCCATCCTCCCTGCGATTGTCTCAGTCAATCAGTCGGTTTTTGTAGCTGAGAGATTGATCACAAAAAATATTGGGATTGCCCATGAAGCTGTCCATGCCCTGCATGTTCATCCGGAGATCAAGAATGATAGTATGGTGGTGAAAACTGACATGTCGAAGGCTTATGACAAGGTAGAATGGAGTTATTTAAGGAGATTACTTGAAGCTTTAGGCTTTGATGGTAGATGGGTGAAGTTAGTGATGACCTGTGTTGAAACAATCTCTTTTGCAGTGCTGGTAAATGACGAGCCGTATGGTCGGATCAGGCCGCAACGTGGTCTTCGGCAGGGAGATCCCCTCTCTCTGTTCCTCTTTGTTTTATGTACAGAGGGTCTTACGCATCTTCTGAACAGAGCTGAAAGTCAGGGATTGATCAATGGGTTGAAATTTGCTGTGGCTGGCCCGTCGGTGCATCACCTGTTGTTTGCCGACGACAGTCTCTTTTTGTGTCAAACGTCTGAAAACAAAGCTCGTTCCGTCAAAAACATTCTTGCAGTTTATGGTAGTGCCACAGGCCAAACCATTAACTTGCAGAAATCTGCAATCTCTTTTGGTTCTCAAGTTGATCCAACAACTAAAAGTTTGATTCAAGGGGTGCTTAATATCTCAAACGAAGGAGGAACGAGTAAGTACTTGGGCCTACCAGAATGCCTTAGTAGCTCTAAAATAGAGTTGTTTGGTTATCTCAAAGGGAAGGTGAATGGAAGGTTGAATGTGTGGTACTTGCGGAAGCTATCGCAAGGGGGAAAAGAAGTTCTATTAAAGTCTACAGCCTCGGCCTTACCTGTGTTCGCGATGTCGGTTTTTAAACTCCCTAAAACGATCTGCGCTAACATCTCCAGTGTTATGGCGAATTTCTGGTGGGGCTCCGATGCTCACAAGAGGAAAATTCATTGGATAGCTTGGGATAAGATTTGTTTGCCCAAAAAAGTGGAGGCATGGGCTTCAGAGACTTGGAAGCATTTAACCAAGCACTTTTGGCAAAACAAGCGTGGAAGGTTCTTTCTTCTCCTTAATGCTTACTGGTGCAGTTTCTTAAAAGCAGATACTTTCCAAACTCTAGATTTTTAAATGCCAAACTAGGAGAAAGGCCATCTTATGCTTGGAGAAGTTTGTTATTCGGTAGAGAACTTCTCATTAAAGGCCTTCAGAAGAGAGTGGGAGATTGGAATTCCATTAATGTGTGGTCTGATAAATGGTTTGAGGATGAGGATGATGGGTATGGACCGCGTGCTCCGTGGATTAAAAACTGTACGTTTAACATCAATCTTAGAGCGAGGGACTTGATTGATTTTCAAAACAGAAGGTGGAACCAGAGGGCATTGGAGGAGGTCTTTTTGCCCTCGGATATTAAGATTCTTTTGAAGAACCAACCTGTGACCACTTCAGAAGATTTTTGGGTGTGGAAATTTAACAAATCAGGGGCTCATACGGTTAAATCAGGTTACTGGTTTGCGTCAAAGGAAAGGAGTAAGGAGCTTAGAGTGGTGGCTGAAGTTCTCCCGTCAATCAATACCCTCAAAGTTCAAATTTGGAAAGTTTTTGCGGTTCCAAAGATTAAGACATTCCTTTGGAAAGCATTATCGGAAGCGCTCCCTGTTGCAGATTTGTTAATGGCAAGAGGACTCAAGTGTGATGATAGATGTCAACTTTGTGCATTTGAGGGTGAATCAGTCAACCATGTGATGTTCAGTTGCCACTTAGGAAGACAAGTCTGGGTGTTATCTAACATCCCATGTCC
Proteins encoded in this window:
- the LOC106338235 gene encoding uncharacterized protein LOC106338235 — its product is MLPADWNFTYLCLLPKVQEPETMGDLRPISLCSVLYKIISKVMVRRLQPILPAIVSVNQSVFVAERLITKNIGIAHEAVHALHVHPEIKNDSMVVKTDMSKAYDKVEWSYLRRLLEALGFDGRWVKLVMTCVETISFAVLVNDEPYGRIRPQRGLRQGDPLSLFLFVLCTEGLTHLLNRAESQGLINGLKFAVAGPSVHHLLFADDSLFLCQTSENKARSVKNILAVYGSATGQTINLQKSAISFGSQVDPTTKSLIQGVLNISNEGGTSKYLGLPECLSSSKIELFGYLKGKVNGRLNVWYLRKLSQGGKEVLLKSTASALPVFAMSVFKLPKTICANISSVMANFWWGSDAHKRKIHWIAWDKICLPKKVEAWASETWKHLTKHFWQNKRGRYFPNSRFLNAKLGERPSYAWRSLLFGRELLIKGLQKRVGDWNSINVWSDKWFEDEDDGYGPRAPWIKNCTFNINLRARDLIDFQNRRWNQRALEEVFLPSDIKILLKNQPVTTSEDFWVWKFNKSGAHTVKSGYWFASKERSKELRVVAEVLPSINTLKVQIWKVFAVPKIKTFLWKALSEALPVADLLMARGLKCDDRCQLCAFEGESVNHVMFSCHLGRQVWVLSNIPCPQNGFHVQSVYQNVAYLLKLSKEVKVDVEVSRCWLWVLWYLWKNMNRLLFEGCDTMGAAWVVKNNRGIVLEHSRRAFSGVKSRNEAKLQVWLWVLESVRSMRKRKVRFVSTCGDFVEAIERPHLWPALQYEASEIKKDLHAFEAWELRIGSWESVRSVSFIAQSVKSLGLTQSYVAAGHPHWLDHLFANERHSSGA
- the LOC106338234 gene encoding uncharacterized protein At4g02000-like, which translates into the protein MSTFIWRMPSKWQKEGKCRGVALSQERFQFFFDHEHDLLDVLEKGVHTFNEWAVVVERWVEDPPDDYLQFILLWIRISNIPINYYTKEAIMALGDLVGEVKVLIFDPQKPQTQPYERVQVRFNVANPLRMSKIVKIKGGKSVTIHFNYERIQKRYFTCQRLNHE